The DNA window CTTCGTGTTTCTTGACCATTTGGGGGCAACTCTTGCTGCTCTAAAATGGGTAATGTGGGGTCATCAGGCAGCTCTTGCCTGCCGTTGGGGGCTCTGGTCCAGTGTGCCCACTGATTCCTTTCAGAATTAGGAGGGAGAAGCACTGCTTTTGAATATTCAGCAGAAAGTGGTGGACATGACCAAGAGAAAGTaccatttattagagagaaagctCTTTACCTTTAGAAAAGCGATGGTATTAGTAAATACAAGGAGCTACCGTGGGGGTGagcttttttcagtttttaaatgttcCCATAATGGAATTTTAGacccatttaattttttccctttaaaaattttaaaaaagattttatttatttatttaacagaaagagagagcacacaagcaggggagagtcacgcagagggagagggagaagcaggcttcttgctgagcaaggagcccaacatgtgggactggatttcaggaccctgggatcatgacctgagccgaaggcagccacctaactgactgagccatccaggctccccagttttttcttcttaatgtttattttttctgacatcccaccccccacccagtcTCATCACTTTTTAGAAGTTGCCTGGAGTGATGGTGAGACCTTTTGTATTTCAACTAGTATATTCTAGATAGTCAGTAGTTATTTACCAAATTCAGCACTGCTATGTGTCAGGTCAGTTTGAGGTCTAGGAATACAAAAAAACAGTGATTCTCTTTGAGAATGAAGTTAATTTTACTGTCCTATGTTGACTTGGGTTATAGTCagtctgacttttaaaattttgacttttaattaAGTTTAGACTTAGAGAAAAGTTTCAAACATGGTACAGAGAAACCCTCAACTTCCCTTAATATTAGACCATTACATAACCATGGTTCAATTATCAATACTATTAACTGAACTCCAGATATTGTTTGAATTTCATTAACTTACCtgctaatagtttttttgttgttttactgaTATTCTCTCCAGAATCCTACATTGCATTTAGTTATTTCTCCTTAGTCTCTTCCATCTGAGACAGTTCCTCagtttttccttgtctttcattaCTTTGACCATTTTGAAGGGTGCTGATTAGTTATTTTGGGGAATTTAAAAGATCATTGATTTGTGAGGTTGATAGGTCATATCATTGGTAATAGTGAGGGTGAAATCTGTGTTTCTGTCTTTCCCTGGGAGACTAGTAATTATCTTGGGCGACATACTTTGAGACTACACAAATTCTGTTTATCCTGTTTATCCTCAGATTTTCAACTACTCATGTTAATACCCATTGACGGGTCTTGTCTGCAACAGTTCTTACAGTAGTGTTTGCCTatggtgattattttttttttttttttttttttttttttttaaagattttatttatttatttgacagagagagatcacaagcaggcagagaggcaggcagagaggaggaagcaggctccccgccgagcagagagcccgatgtgggactcgatcccaggactctgagatcatgacctgagccgaaggcagcggcttaacccactgagccacccaggcgcccctatggtgattatttttccatttcctgcttCCTTATTAGTTGAGAGGTTCCTGGAAGAACTGcccttttcctcccttttatttatttgatcatttgtatcagtatggactcaaggatattcattttttttctgtgggtTAAAATACAATGCCATCATTATTTTCTTGCTCAAATGCTTCCAGTTTTGATCATTCAGAGCTTAGTCTTTGAGTTTAAATGATTTGTACTTTTAAGTGGCTTTATCCTTACATTCCCCCCCTTACCCCCACCCAGGGAACCATTGGGGTCTGGGCAGTGATCACTCAGAAGCCAGGTAGAAGAGATGAATACCACAGGCCCAAAGAAGGTAGGACAATGTGTGTGCAAACACAGCTCTCAGGAACTCCACAGGAGTAAGAGGAATAGCAAAATATCAGCCTTTCCCCGTTGATGCTCCAGAGGCCCAAAGCAGTAGGATCACTTGCCTGGGGCTGCATCATGCCCACTCTGAGATGCCTTGTGCTTGCAGATGGATTTGGAAACCACATGGGTTTGGAAGGCTCAGTTGGCACTCTTAGCTGCTAAATGAAGACCACACCCTTTCTTCCTGGTGCATAAATGTGTagtagtaaatatttatgaagtgacACCTGgtatcctccctccctcccgcatgatacaaaaatgtgtatgtgtggagATTCTCCAAAAATGATATTTATTGCTCATGCTGATTTATCTTTTGTTAATGGCTTATCTTCTTTGCTAGatgtatttgtttcattattaGGGGAAATTTCAAGCATACACgaaagtagagagaaaaggaaaatgaacccTTAGGTACCTATTACCTAGTTTCAATACATCTCAGTATTTTGCCAATCTAATTTCATCTATCCCTCCATTTTCAGGGGATGGGGCtggcatattttaaaacaaacagtcCTCAAAGTCTAAGAAAGGATTGAAATAAACTCTGTGTGTAAGGACGCTACCTTAACTCCCTTTTTTATCCCCTCGGTGCCTAGTACTATGCCTGTTAATAGCAGATGCCCAGAAAAGACTGGTTGCATTGggagtaggaaaaagaaaacgtGTGAAAACATCATTTTGAACTATAGGGCTGACTTCTAGGAAATACTTCTTGCCCTAAAATAACTTCTTTCACATTACCTGAATTTACTGTCTACAGTCAGCATTTTCCTATCACCTTTTTCAcggaaaaagaaaactctttccaAGGGGAGGTTCAGGATCTCTCAATTACTTATATGTTACTATAAATAAGTCTCATCTAGTGACATTTTCCCAAACATTAGCCAAGAGTTACCAGCCTTCaaaagaactttctttctttttctttttcttttctttttttttttttttttttaatattttagttatttatttgatagagagagacacagtgagagagggaacacagcagggggagtgggagagggagaaacaggcttcccactgagcagggagcctgatgcggggctggatcccaggaccctgggatcatgaccggagccgaaggcagatgcctagcccactgagccacccaggtgcccccaaaagaactttcttttgaaaatcattattttttcaattgtAAAGGTAATAGAAACCCATTAAAAGTGAAATAGGAAataacagagaaatggaaaataaaaattagctgtGTGTCAACATGTAATTCCATGTTAATGTTAATGTAACATTATCATGGTTAGCAGTCTGGTAAAGTTTGCGCATGAATCACATTGGTAAACAGCTGAATGATTACTATGTTCCTGGGAATGTACCAGGTGTGTTTGGGTGTATTCTCTCATTAAATTTTTAacggcaacatttttttttaagattttatttatttattcgacagagagcacagaagcagggggagtggcaggcagagggagggagaagcaggttccccactgagtgagcccgatgtggggctcgatcccaggaccccgggatcatgacttgagcagaaggcagatgcttagctgactgagccacccgggtgcccctcttaTGGCAACAttttaagatgtgtgtgtgtatttatgtttgACAGCTTGATAAACATGGTGAGAGGGATTGCCTTCAGTCACTTGGCGCATAAGCAGGCTGGGTTCGAGCTCTGTCTTGAAAGACTGTTGGATGGATGTCACAGACCGTTCACACCTCACATTTTTACTCCCAGGAACCAAGGAGACCTCACACATCAGCTTCCTTCATGCTGGCTCCCTGGACAGTCGGTTTTGAGAATGGCACTAAGACTTAGAAAAAGGGGGAAGTGATTATTTTTAACTAGATCCACTCAAGAAGCCACGTTACCAGTGAAGCTCTAATAAGTAATCCTTAAGAATGACCCCTTGCttttataatacatttcttttctttggccaAATTCCACGGGCTGCAGTTTAGCAATATTTGTCTACGATTTTTCCCAGCTTGCTCCTGGTTGGGTGGAGGTTAAATCTCTCTAAGCCATTCTTCCTCCTACTATAACAGGACAGGGTGCTGGACTTCTGGTCCTTTCTACTTTTAACACTGTATAACCTCTGTGGTCGGAAGTCTCTTCAGACAGGGGACTGTTCCTCTCTAAGCAGCTCTTAGAAAAACAATGTTCTCAGTCTAAATTTTCCAAGAATGAgatgaagtgttgaatcactgtattgtaaacctgaaactaatattacactgtgtgttaactaactggaatttaaataaagaagaaaaacactattGCTGATTCCAGCAGTTAAGCCCCCTGCAGTTAAGTGCCCAAGAGGTTGTCTGATTGGCCCCAGGAACCTGCAGACTTCCTGGAGGGAAGAGAACAGATGCAGGAAGCTCATGAACATGGTGCCAAGGAAAGGGACAGGGGGTTACAGGAGAGACGGAAGGAAGCCAGAGGGAACTCTGCATATTTCAAGGGTTAGCGTTGGGTGCAGCCAGGACCTAGGTGAGGAGAGAGATTGGAATGCCCATGTGAAGGTAATCGTAGAAAGCTTTGGGCCCGGCCTCGCAGACTCAGaccccagctccaccacttactagttgtgtggTGGAGGGTAAGTTCCTTAATCTCTCTAAAACTTcgtttttctcctctgtaaaatgaagagattaaTGATTCTTACCTCGCAAGGTTGAGAATGAGAATTAGGTAAATTAATACAAGCGATTTAACCCCAGTGCATGCCACAGAGTAAATGCACCAATAAATCACCCTTCTTACTAGCCGTTATTACTGCCTTCAGCATCAATTTCTTGTGATACTTTCGCAAGACCCTAAACACGGGCCATACTGTTTAATTGCTTCCTGAGTCAAATCTTCTCTTATGTGGCTTGACCCAGGTACCTGACCTCCCTTTATAACATTGAATCTGGTGAGATATGCTTTCTAGGTATCCTTTGAACTAACCTAGAGCTAAATTTTTGGAATACAACCATTCAGTAAGTAGGGGACTATCTTGAGAGGTGCaaggcttgttttgtttttgtttttcacagtgaATTACCACATCCTTATGTCTAATTTGAAAAAGCAAAcactggcacctgggtggctcagtggataaagtgtctgccttggcctcaggtcatgatcacggggtcctgggatccagccccatgttggtctccctGTTCAATGGGGGAGTTTGCTTTGTCCTCTGCTACCACCACCCTGGCTTCTgctctgtgtgttctctctctctctctcattctctccctctcaaataaataaaatcttaaaacaaaactcaacaaaaaaccagtttaaaaactgttttagggcgcctgggtggctcagtgggttaagccgctgccttcggctcaggtcatgatctcagggtcctgggatcgagtcccgcatcgggctctctgctcagcagggagcctgcttcctcctctctctctgcctacttgtgatctctctctgtcaaataaataaataaaatctttaaaaataaataaataaaaaaaataaaaactgttttaattatgaaaagacTGAAGTACACCGtacaaaaattccaaaaataaaagaaaaatactgttggcTAATCCCATACTCCTAATGCAATTATTGTTAGCTTTGggctatatttttatatattttatttctgtaattttagtGGTAGTCATATACACATACAgcgtttatttctgttttcctttttattatttaagatttaatcATACCTGTTTTCATGTCATTGCTTggcacagaaaatattttggtcTCCCTTCTATCCGTTTAACTAAGGATATGTTTGGCTATGAAGACGGTCACTGCCCTGGCTTTCTTTAGCATTTTCTGCACCCTTGTGATAACACGCTTAGAATTTGAGAAGAGAGGTGATTTTGGCAATGAAGGGAGGATGTGGGGGGAATTGCTGGCTGTCCCCACGGGGGGGTGCTTGCCAAGTATCCTTCATCATCTTTGTGCCTTCACTGTGGCCCAGGGTGGGCCCTCTCCTTTGTGGCCTCTGAAACTGGATTTATGTCAATAATTAAGTACATAGCTGCCTCGCAGAGGTGAATTCATACATCTCACCACACGCTTGCACAGTATGAAATCAGAATGGCAGTTCGTCAGCTGACAGAATAGTACAATAGCATGATGCTTGTGGTAGCCACCTGGTGTGTCCACCTGTTGGCCAGCCTTGGTCTCGAATCACTTAATGGACGTAATATGCCAACAACAGCAGTGATGTTGTGACCACTTAGTTGGTGCTCACTGCATCAGAGGGGGGCTGACACTGCATGTTTATACATGAGGTCTTTCAGTCTCACCATAACCTCTCCGGGGAGgtactatttttatccccattttacaggtgaggagactAAGGCTCAGTTAAGTGACAGGCTTGAGGTGTCATGCTGATATGTGATGGAGCTGTCGTTTCTGTCTAAATTCAAACCCCTTATCATAAATGCTGCACTGTAGTCTGCCTGTTAGTCATACGGATTACCGAGCCCCTATGTCAACATCCTCTTATGTTTCTTGCCCTCGCCCGCAACCTGTTGGGATGTGCCCTGTGCCAGTGCCTCGTTGTGAATATAACATTTATAGCTGAAGCAGCTTTGGTTTTTATTGCCTGTTGTTGAGGAACAAGATTTTCTAGCTGTCACAGAGAAGagcttttgtctttttccttattttctctttgggtcaaaataaaagattttacatGTTATtaaccttttcttcctttttctttttttaagattttatttatttgtcagagagagagagagcacagtcaaGGGaaatggtggagggagagggagaatctggttccctgctgagagtgtaagcccgattcggggcttgatcccagtaccctgggattatgacctgggccgaatcgaaggtagaggcttaactgactgagccacccagacatccctgtcAACCTTATCTTAAAGTTGTGCTAGGAAGGGGCCATTAAagaagaaatgggggggggggcaatatTTTGGGCTGTGCCCCCCTCAGAGCTGAGGAGgcatttggggtctcttctttACCTTCATCTCCTGTGTAACATCTGGAAACGCCTTTCTTCTTGGGAGACAGACAGCCTGGGTGGTAACCTGGAGAGGATTCCTGGGGTATATAGATGGTCGGAACCCTCTAGCCCTGAAATCTCTGATTTTCTGACCTCCGAGCCCCCGTTGGAGTGTTCCCATTATTGTTAGTCAAGACCCACTGGGGGATAGGTTTTCAGTCTGTGCTGGTGTGTATCATTGAGGATAGGATTTCCATGTGAAACAACATGTCTTTGTGATTGCCTTTCAGAGGCTGCTGGAACAGAACTACTGAGCAAAAGCGGGCGTCCTGTCCCTGGTTGTTGCCAAATTTGCCATCGGCTTGGAAAAATAGAGCTTGAAGCTTCCTGCCTGCAGTGAAGCCGAGAGAGATACATACTGCTCACATTATAACAGACATGGGCTACCTGCTGACTTTCCACCTCTCCTACAAAGTCCGGTTACTGTTGCTTTTTCTCCTGTGCCTGACAGTGGTGGGTTGGGCCACCAGTAACTACTTTGTGGGGGCTATTCAAGACATTCCTAAAGCAAAGGACTTCATGGCTAATTTCAACAAGGTCCTGgtttgggggaaggaagaaacTCTGACTAAAGAAAACTCTGTGGAAAAAGCAGACTTGGATGACTGCCCTTCTGTGTCTCCGCACCTCAGTAAGGCTTTgcgtgttttcttttttacaagtGCTGTGTAGACTTTTTAGTTAAAGTAACGTTTCtacagaaatacacaaaaatcagcaGCGTGCAGCTTGGTGAAGTTACGCAAAATGAACCTATGTGTATGATAGGTGTGTAAATTAAGAAATGGAGTCGTCTAAAACCCTGGAAATTCTCATGCTTCTTTCAGTCATGACCCTTACTTCAAGATTCCAACACCAggcattttcctgttttttaaactttacatcATCAGAAACATGCACTGTGGTCTctcctgtgtctggcttctgttGTTCAGTGTTGTGTATGTGAGGTGTATCCATAGTGCTGTGTGCACGCCAtcttccattatatgaatatgcCCAGTTTTACTACCAAGCTGCTGGAGCCTCAGACCCACATGTGAGTGGACTGTATTTAGTTTACAAGTCTGCCAGATGAACTGGGGGTCCGTTGATCTAGGCTGGTGGCTCTGCTCCATGGGTCTCACGTTCTCCTCCTGGGAAAATAGAGCTATTTTCCAGTGAGCTAGCTTGGGTCTCTCCTTCTCCTGGCATCCACAGAGCACAGGTGGAGAAATCCACTCCTGTCACATCTGTGAACATTCCCTTGGCCAAAAGTATAGAGTCAAGGGAAGGACCGAGTGGGTTTTTCATGGTTGTctttagtgtttctttctttctttaataatgtTCTGATTCCCCTTGGTGTCTTGCCTTTCTATTTAAATTAACAGCAAGTTGGTGTTATTGAACACGTTGATTAGAGAGGGAAAACTCCACAGAGATATTAGAAATAACCCACAGAGATTCTATGAGGCCTCTGATTCTCCAGACTGTCAAAGTGCTTGTAGTTCTCCAGATACTCCTCCGAGCCTTAAATTGTTTCCTCTTTCCAGAATGCCTTTTCTCAATCTATGATTGCCTGGTGGATTTCTCTTTGATCATCAAAAATCCAATTTAGATGACTTCTCTCTCAGAGAAGTCCATACACTAAAGCAGCCCTCCGTGGGGTGGCTTCTTGCTCTTAGCTGCAGAAACACCTGTAGACCTTCTTTCCTAATTGAATCCCAGTCTTGTACCATGTTCCTGTTGTCATACTGCTTCCCTTTAACTCAGtcttggaaaaaacaaatattatttctgatCATGGGGTCCTGATCGTGCTGTGAGGGAGATTATTTTGCTCATAAGTGATACAAGTTTAGATGGAAGAATGGGTTGTTAAAAGGCAGATCTGACTGTGTTATCTCCCTTGTTCAAAATTCTCACAacatatttaaacaataaaagtATTCCTAAAAAGAGATGGGCAGTGACCCAGTACGGAGGAAGTACCTGGATTGAGAGGGTGACAGAAGTAGTGATGAATTACGATGGACTGAGAAGGGACAGAATTTGAGAAGATGCTATGCGCAGGGCGGGGAGGCTGATAGAGAGAGCAGAAGCCGGCCCCGTAGGAGGTTAGGGCACCTACAAAGTTAAGACAGGGAGAAAGTGAGCAAGGGGACTAAGTTGGTATCAGACCTGTTGCAGGGGGCTCTTTCAGGGGTCAAGAATGGAGGTTTCGGTTGACTCAGATGGTGGGTTTGTTCACAGGCCACATAGGAAGCCTTCTCAACAGCATCCCCTCCCAGCAGCTCTGGTAGCTTGCCTTTCACgccactcattttcttttttttaagattttatttatttatttgtcagagagagagcccactcacacaagcagggggaggagcagaggcagggagagaagcagtcttcctgccgagcaaggagccccgggactcaatcccaagaccctgggatcatgacctgagccgaaagcatcagcttaactgactgagccatccaggcgtccccatgCAACTCATTTTCCTACTGGTGGCTTTTCAGGCATTGCTGCCTGCCAGCTCTGCACCTCACACCTTCAGGAAAGGCTCTTCCTTACGGGACAGTTAGTCTCTCTAGGCAGCTGGAAGCAGTTATTTGCCCTTGGTGCTGCTGGGCTGAGCCTTTGAACTGCTTCAGGGACCCTGGCGCCTCGTCTAAGCAGCCATGGCCAGGCGGGGGTGGTCCCAGGAACAAGGCATGGGGGCTCACACATTGGGAGGGCCAGTGACTGCCTTGCTCCAGAGAGGAGTGCACAACATGCCAGCATCTAGAGCCTGAGATGTTAGAGCCTGAGTGGTGTATATGGAGTTTCAAAAATGCCAGGCTGAGTTCTCTGACCGGAGTTTTGTCTCCTCTCTCACCAGTCAATATTTGCTCTTAATTCAGATTGAGGATGAGGGCTGGTGGCTTTGGCCTAATCTGTAAAGCCTTGCACGAGGTTGGTTACCATGCACTTTCATCCACTCAGGTTGTGTCCAGACTCAGTGGGCAAATGCGGTATCGGGGGCATCTGTTACCATGGCCCGGGGAGAGTTAGGGTGTTGTTAGGTGTCTACATGCTGCTGTTGGGTGAGGCGTGAGGCTGGTTGCTGTTTGCTTTCGTGGTTTTACCTTCAGTGAGCTAGGATAGCTTCCTGGAGCTCAGGGACAGAGTGGGAGAATGGCCTTGCCCATGAGCTTGATCCCATGGAGTGCTCCTGATGTGTAAGGGACTTTACCCTCCTTTGGAATTTTGAGAAGGAAACAAGGATTTGAGCAATTTGAAGTTACATAGTCTAGCCCTGACCTCTGCTCTTTACCAGAGCCGTGGGGACAGAATGCTATCTCCCCCTCACACATGAGTCGCAGACCCAGAGTTGGTTACCCAGCTGCAAGAGAATGCTCTTATGTGTCATTTACTTCCTTTTGCAGCTGGGAACCTGGGTCACATGACTCTGGTTACAGTTCATGACCGAACGAGcctttaaagtaataataataaaagccagCACTCCTCTGGTCCTCACGGTGTGGCCAGATAGTGTTCTAAGTGCATTATGTAAGTGCTCATGTTACCTCTATCAGCCCTTGATGAGATAGCCACGGTTATTTCCTGTGTTGTGTTTCTACTGCAGAGGGCCCAAACAAGCTCGTTTTCAAACCAGACCTCACTCTGGAGGAAGTGGCAGCAAAAAATCCCCAAGTGCACAGAGGCCGGCATCACCCTGAGGAATGTAAGGCCTTACAGCGGGTTGCCATCCTCATTCCTCACCGGAACAGAGAGAAACACCTGATGTACCTGCTCGAACACCTTCACCCCTTCCTGCAGAGACAGCAGCTGGACTATGGTGTCTATGTCATCCACCAGGTGAGTGGTCTGGTCAGCTCTCCCCCCcacatccttctctctctggggtGAGACTGAGGGACTTGGCCATTTGTGTCTCTTGGATAAAAGGAGCGACAAACTCATCAAAG is part of the Mustela nigripes isolate SB6536 chromosome 2, MUSNIG.SB6536, whole genome shotgun sequence genome and encodes:
- the B4GALT4 gene encoding beta-1,4-galactosyltransferase 4 isoform X2; translated protein: MGYLLTFHLSYKVRLLLLFLLCLTVVGWATSNYFVGAIQDIPKAKDFMANFNKVLVWGKEETLTKENSVEKADLDDCPSVSPHLKGPNKLVFKPDLTLEEVAAKNPQVHRGRHHPEECKALQRVAILIPHRNREKHLMYLLEHLHPFLQRQQLDYGVYVIHQAGSKKFNRAKLLNVGYLEALKDENWDCFIFHDVDLVPENDLNLYKCEEQPKHLVVGRNSTGYRLRYSGYFGGVTALSREQFFKG